The proteins below come from a single Xyrauchen texanus isolate HMW12.3.18 chromosome 3, RBS_HiC_50CHRs, whole genome shotgun sequence genomic window:
- the LOC127624263 gene encoding melanoma-associated antigen E1-like encodes MSSTSEPPSTSEPPSTSDPPCTSEPPSTSESPSTSESPSTSEPPSTSESPSTSESPSTSESPSTSEPPSTSESPSTSESPSTSEPPSTSEPPCTSEPPCTSEPPSTSEPPSTSEPPCTSEMALYSIVEFPDYSVGIVSSKWLNEDSSITLWPPYTDPGKQKAALLMHEVPGETWKAHEICVLGTAVDYAKARYKAKMAETNLIVASEPEELDRSQRSRQPTKRYIDLEPEPAPLKRQRQSQTVTAAVVHQPPVPPSPMGLPPSGHNSLVTLSPSHLPPPKSPSTSEVTFHQRVSLPPASHLPPASHLPPASHLQLSPEIHLPLASRPSPAAFPFL; translated from the exons ATGTCTTCCACCAGCGAGCCACCTTCAACCAGCGAGCCACCCTCCACCAGTGACCCACCTTGCACCAGCGAGCCACCCTCCACCAGTGAGTCACCTTCCACCAGCGAGTCACCTTCAACTAGCGAGCCACCTTCCACCAGCGAGTCACCTTCCACCAGCGAGTCACCTTCAACCAGCGAGTCACCTTCAACTAGCGAGCCACCTTCCACCAGCGAGTCACCTTCCACCAGCGAGTCACCTTCAACTAGTGAGCCACCCTCCACCAGTGAGCCACCTTGCACCAGCGAGCCACCTTGCACCAGCGAGCCACCCTCCACCAGCGAGCCACCCTCCACCAGCGAACCACCTTGCACAAGCGAGATGGCCCTGTACAGCATTGTTGAGTTCCCAGATTACTCAGTAGGGATTGTGAGCAGCAAATGGCTTAATGAGGACTCCTCCATAACTCTGTGGCCACCTTATACTGACCCTGGTAAACAGAAGGCAGCTTTGCTGATGCATGAAGTTCCTGGAGAGACTTGGAAAGCGCATGAAATCTGTGTTTTGGGCACAgcag TGGATTATGCAAAGGCAAGATATAAAGCCAAAATGGCAGAAACAAATCTAATTGTAGCCAGTGAACCTGAAGAATTAGATCGCAGTCAGCGGTCAAGACA ACCTACCAAACGCTACATTGATCTTGAGCCTGAACCTGCTCCACTGAAACGGCAGAGACAATCACAAACAGTCACAGCTGCAGTCGTACACCAGCCACCAGTTCCACCATCACCCATGGGTTTGCCACCTTCTGGTCATAACTCTCTGGTTACTCTGTCTCCAAGCCACCTTCCACCTCCGAAGTCGCCTTCAACCAGCGAAGTCACCTTCCACCAGCGAGTCAGCCTTCCACCAGCGAGTCACCTTCCACCAGCGAGTCACCTTCCACCAGCGAGTCACCTTCAACTTTCACCTGAGATCCACCTTCCACTTGCAAGCCGTCCTTCACCTGCAGCCTTCCCCTTCCTGTGA
- the c3h11orf54 gene encoding ester hydrolase C11orf54 homolog, which yields MADAFKTEKFQLHVPNLEELCQVLESGLNKNFADVKVSVADCPDLTQEPFRFPVKGLCGKPRITDVGGVPYLIPLVQVDRVYDMNAVSKELELPGAFILGAGAVSSKTVGMNAELMPLVLTEAEGRRAVNSSYFSSINPVDGKCLLENYSDRFHDCDFGLLANLYACEGKPGKVIEVRACRRIGEDSLVSCMRKTMEEHYGKKSVALGGTFIIQKGKAKIHIMPREFSSCPLNSNEDVDNWLRHFEVSAPLICQTVMVSKDPGLDLRVEHTHGFSHHGEGGHYYIDTTPNTVDYLGYFLPAEFVYRIDRPTETHNVGRD from the exons ATGGCAGACGCCTTCAAGACTGAAAAGTTCCAGCTGCATGTTCCAAACCTTGAGGAATTATGTCAGG TGCTGGAATCGGGACTGAATAAGAATTTCGCTGATGTAAAAGTGTCTGTCGCTGACTGTCCAGATCTCACGCAAGAGCCTTTCCGGTTTCCTGTTAAAG GTCTGTGCGGCAAACCTCGTATTACTGATGTTGGAGGTGTACCCTATTTGATTCCACTGGTCCAAGTGGACAGG GTTTACGATATGAACGCCGTGTCCAAGGAGTTAGAGCTGCCTGGTGCATTTATACTTGGAGCTGGTGCCGTCTCCTCCAAAACAGTTGGCATGAATGCAGAG TTAATGCCTCTGGTGCTGACTGAAGCTGAAGGACGACGTGCAGTGAATAGCAGTTATTTCTCTTCCATCAACCCAGTGGATGGAAAATGTCTGCTGGAGAATTACAGTGACCGGTTTCATGACTGTGATTTTGGCCTCCTTGCAAACCTCTATGCATGTGAGGGTAAACCTGGAAAG GTCATTGAGGTGAGAGCCTGCAGAAGGATTGGAGAGGACAGTCTTGTGAGTTGCATGAGAAAGACCATGGAAGAACATTATGGGAAGAAAAGCGTGGCCCTGGGTGGAACTTTCATCATACAAAAGGGAAAGGCAAAGATCCACATCATG CCTCGTGAATTCTCCTCCTGCCCTCTTAACTCAAATGAGGACGTTGATAACTGGCTCAGGCATTTTGAAGTCAGTGCCCCACTGATATGTCAAACTGTCATGGTGTCCAAAGACCCA GGTCTTGACTTGAGAGTGGAGCATACGCATGGCTTCAGTCATCATGGCGAGGGGGGCCATTACTACATAGACACAACCCCAAACACAGTGGATTACCTGGGATACTTCCTTCCTGCTGAATTTGTGTACCGAATTGACCGACCCACAGAGACTCACAATGTTGGAAGAGATTAA